One region of Mus musculus strain C57BL/6J chromosome 15, GRCm38.p6 C57BL/6J genomic DNA includes:
- the Otulin gene encoding ubiquitin thioesterase otulin isoform X2 yields MDIMDYCKKEWRGNTQKATCMKKGYEEVSQKFTSIRRVRGDNYCALRATLFQAMSQLAELPPWLQDLELILLPEKLINKYTWIKQWKLGLKFDGKSEDLVEKIKESLALLRKKWVSLAAMKTAEARQTACDELFTNEEEEYSLYEAVKFLMLNRAIELYDDKEKGKEVPFFSVLLFARDTSNDPEQLLRNHLNQVGHTGGLEQVEMFLLAYAVRHSIRVYRLSKYNTEEFITVYPTDPPKDWPMVTLIAEDDRHYNIPVRVCEETSV; encoded by the exons ATGGATATCATGGACTACTGCAAAAAAGAATGGAGAGGAAATACTCAGAAAGCCACATGTATGAAAAAG GGCTATGAGGAAGTGTCTCAGAAATTCACTTCCATAAGGCGAGTCCGTGGTGATAACTACTGTGCACTGAGGGCCACACTGTTCCAGGCCATGAGCCAGCTGGCCGAGCTGCCCCCCTGGCTGCAGGACTTGGAGCTCATACTG TTACCAGAGAAGCTGATAAACAAGTATACCTGGATCAAGCAGTGGAAACTTGGACTGAAATTTGATGGGAAGAGTGAGGACCTGGTTGAAAAAATTAAGGAATCCCTTGCCCTGCTAAGGAAGAAG TGGGTAAGCCTGGCTGCAATGAAAACTGCTGAAGCGAGGCAGACAGCTTGTGATGAGCTGTTCACCAACGAAGAGGAGGAGTACAGCCTCTACGAAGCTGTGAAGTTCCTGATGTTAAACAGAGCCATCGAACTGTACGATgacaaggagaagggaaaggaagtgcCGTTCTTCTCTGTGCTCTTGTTTGCCCGAGACACATCCAATGACCCTGAACAGCTCCTGAGGAACCACCTAAACCAGGTGGGACACACGGGGGGCCTTGAGCAG GTTGAGATGTTCCTTCTTGCCTATGCTGTCCGCCACAGCATCCGGGTGTACCGGCTGTCCAAGTATAACACAGAGGAGTTCATCACAGTCTACCCCACTGATCCCCCCAAGGACTGGCCAATGGTGACCCTCATAGCTGAGGATGATCGGCACTATAACATCCCTGTCAGAGTGTGTGAGGAGACCAGTGTGTGA
- the Otulin gene encoding ubiquitin thioesterase otulin isoform X1 yields the protein MSPLEEFPTCWTDFGHRLALSVLPRQTLASEEDMYRAADEIEKEKELLIHERGISEPRLSVAPEMDIMDYCKKEWRGNTQKATCMKKGYEEVSQKFTSIRRVRGDNYCALRATLFQAMSQLAELPPWLQDLELILLPEKLINKYTWIKQWKLGLKFDGKSEDLVEKIKESLALLRKKWVSLAAMKTAEARQTACDELFTNEEEEYSLYEAVKFLMLNRAIELYDDKEKGKEVPFFSVLLFARDTSNDPEQLLRNHLNQVGHTGGLEQVEMFLLAYAVRHSIRVYRLSKYNTEEFITVYPTDPPKDWPMVTLIAEDDRHYNIPVRVCEETSV from the exons CGAGGAGGACATGTACCGTGCTGCAGATGaaatagaaaaggagaaagaattgcTAATACATGAAAGAGGGATATCAG AACCCAGGTTAAGTGTGGCTCCTGAAATGGATATCATGGACTACTGCAAAAAAGAATGGAGAGGAAATACTCAGAAAGCCACATGTATGAAAAAG GGCTATGAGGAAGTGTCTCAGAAATTCACTTCCATAAGGCGAGTCCGTGGTGATAACTACTGTGCACTGAGGGCCACACTGTTCCAGGCCATGAGCCAGCTGGCCGAGCTGCCCCCCTGGCTGCAGGACTTGGAGCTCATACTG TTACCAGAGAAGCTGATAAACAAGTATACCTGGATCAAGCAGTGGAAACTTGGACTGAAATTTGATGGGAAGAGTGAGGACCTGGTTGAAAAAATTAAGGAATCCCTTGCCCTGCTAAGGAAGAAG TGGGTAAGCCTGGCTGCAATGAAAACTGCTGAAGCGAGGCAGACAGCTTGTGATGAGCTGTTCACCAACGAAGAGGAGGAGTACAGCCTCTACGAAGCTGTGAAGTTCCTGATGTTAAACAGAGCCATCGAACTGTACGATgacaaggagaagggaaaggaagtgcCGTTCTTCTCTGTGCTCTTGTTTGCCCGAGACACATCCAATGACCCTGAACAGCTCCTGAGGAACCACCTAAACCAGGTGGGACACACGGGGGGCCTTGAGCAG GTTGAGATGTTCCTTCTTGCCTATGCTGTCCGCCACAGCATCCGGGTGTACCGGCTGTCCAAGTATAACACAGAGGAGTTCATCACAGTCTACCCCACTGATCCCCCCAAGGACTGGCCAATGGTGACCCTCATAGCTGAGGATGATCGGCACTATAACATCCCTGTCAGAGTGTGTGAGGAGACCAGTGTGTGA